Proteins encoded together in one Carya illinoinensis cultivar Pawnee chromosome 3, C.illinoinensisPawnee_v1, whole genome shotgun sequence window:
- the LOC122304089 gene encoding histidine-containing phosphotransfer protein 4-like: MELLKQQIATARLSLFSEEILDMGQFMQLEQLEDKDNPNFLETLFSLYFDDAPKVIATIEQILMPSEEVLVDFNKLDIKLHRLKGSSASVGANKVLKSVNKALECCKKGDVEGCKAEVEILKEDYNALKNRLQAYLQLRQRHARSADT; this comes from the exons ATGGAGCTCTTGAAGCAACAGATTGCCACTGCGAGGCTATCCCTTTTCTCTGAg GAAATCCTCGACATGGGGCAATTCATGCAATTGGAGCAACTTGAGGATAAAGACAACCCCAACTTTCTGGAAACACTATTCTCCTTGTATTTCGATGATGCACCTAAGGTCATCGCCACCATAGAACAAATACTCAT GCCGAGTGAAGAAGTACTCGTGGATTTCAACAAGCTGGACATAAAGCTTCATCGGCTAAAAGGCAGCAGTGCCag CGTTGGTGCTAATAAGGTGTTGAAAAGTGTCAATAAAGCATTGGAATGTTGCAAGAAGGGTGATGTGGAAGG ATGTAAGGCGGAAGTTGAGATATTGAAAGAAGACTACAACGCCCTGAAGAACAGACTCCAAGCTTATTTGCAG TTGCGACAACGTCATGCTAGATCTGCCGACACATGA
- the LOC122304686 gene encoding 2-oxoglutarate-Fe(II) type oxidoreductase hxnY: MENQSVNGIEAGKISVLNCIDLSNPDIHQSVSLLKQACLDSGFFYIVNHGISEEFMDEVFAQSRRMFGLPLSDKMKLLRNEKHRGYTPVLDEILDPENQVHGDYKEGYYIGVEVAEDDPASEKPFYGPNVWPAPGLLPGWRETMERFHQEALKVSRAVARIIALALDLEVDFFDRPQMLGEPIATLRLLHYEGQVSDPSKGIYGAGAHSDYGLITLLATDDVIGLQICKDKDAKPQIWEYVPPLKGAFIVNLGDMLERWSNGIFKSTLHRVLVNGQERYSIAYFVEPSHDCLVECLPTCKSENNPPKFPPILCRTYLSQRYEDTHTDLSIYNKTEV; encoded by the exons ATGGAAAACCAAAGTGTGAACGGCATCGAAGCCGGTAAAATCTCTGTCCTCAATTGTATCGATCTCTCTAATCCTGACATTCACCAATCCGTTTCGTTGCTCAAACAG GCTTGTTTGGATTCCGGATTTTTCTACATTGTAAACCATGGGATAAGCGAGGAATTTATGGACGAGGTTTTCGCACAGAGCAGAAGGATGTTTGGTCTGCCGTTAAGTGATAAAATGAAGCTTTTAAGGAACGAGAAACACAGGGGCTACACCCCTGTTCTTGACGAGATTTTGGACCCTGAAAACCAAGTTCACG GAGATTACAAGGAGGGATACTACATAGGAGTGGAAGTAGCTGAAGATGACCCGGCATCGGAAAAAcctttttatgggccaaatgtttGGCCTGCACCAG gACTGTTGCCTGGATGGAGGGAGACAATGGAGAGGTTCCATCAAGAGGCTTT AAAGGTTTCAAGAGCAGTTGCCAGGATAATAGCTCTTGCACTTGATCTGGAGGTTGATTTCTTTGACAGGCCACAAATGCTTGGCGAGCCAATTGCAACCTTGCGCTTATTACACTATGAAG GTCAAGTTTCTGATCCCTCAAAGGGAATATATGGAGCTGGAGCTCATTCTGACTATGGTTTGATTACCCTTTTGGCAACAGATGATGTCATAGGTCTCCAA ATATGCAAGGATAAGGATGCTAAACCTCAGATATGGGAATATGTGCCGCCATTGAAAGG AGCATTTATAGTGAATCTTGGTGACATGCTGGAGCGCTGGAGCAACGGTATTTTCAA GTCCACCTTGCACAGAGTTTTGGTGAATGGTCAAGAGAGATACTCT ATTGCATATTTTGTGGAACCAAGTCATGATTGTCTTGTTGAGTGCTTGCCAACCTGCAAGTCAGAAAATAATCCTCCCAA GTTTCCTCCCATCTTATGTCGAACTTACCTTAGCCAACGCTACGAGGATACTCATACTGATCTGAGTATATACAACAAAACTGAAGTTTAA